The sequence CGAGTATTCATgaacttgtaaaaaaaaatcgatttttaaaatcaactaggctTCATGTACACAGTATAAATAAATCAGCTAATGAATTGTGCCTTTTTAATTAAACATGAAACTAACACCTTCAAACGTTAAACTTCGATATTGATATTATCTTTTGTCGGATAATATAAGTACTCCGTAGTATGACCAAGGTTCCAAAACTCGCTATTCAGGAAGTAATCGGCGGGATTTTGGAAGGAGTAGTTGGCAACTCGAacattaatcggggattaattaaATTGTACTTTTCATACATTAACatattaaatttcaaaattatACGTGTAAACATAGAAAAATCCATAAaataagcataaacataaacacAATTGTCTAAAATCGTCCATCTTATTCAAAAATTCAAATGTAAGTTaaaatgttgaccaagtttgactttgacaaaCTTTGATCAAAAAATACAATTTTGACTCATTAACCAACGTTGTCTAATTAATTAAGCGAATTTATAAAAATCAGAACGGACTGCCCTTAAAAAAGAGTAATCGTGGATTAATCATGAGTAATCGCGGTTTTTTACAACAGTGAGTATGACAAGGGAGGACCAGCTATTTGATACTTATGTAGGTATATATGAGTGTCAATAGAACGATTATTGTAGTCGATTTAGTTTGTGTCGTTGTAATGTGTTTGTACCGATTTCCGGCCAGCCGATACAATTACAAGTATATGGTTAAGACTCTTAGTAGAGTGGATTGTCGATTGACTGTTTTCTCGCCGAAAAGCGTTCGTGCAGACCCGAATCATGATACAGAGATCGTAGGGTGGCTTAAGTCAATATGCGAAGCCAAACTGTAAGTTGGTCTTTTTAGCGTTCTACCGCTCTGTTGTTGAGTTCTAGAGAGATAAAGTACTATATGAGAGAGAAAATGTGTTCTTTGACACAAGTCTAAGTGTCTGATAAGCGTTGGTCCATGTACCCTATTTATAAGCATCTGGGATATCAGGATTGTTCGGAGACACATTATCCGAGAAGTACGTAAGCAACTTTCTATTTTATGCTGATATGGCATGTCTGTTGCTCACGTGGTTTATACTTTGATATTTAGGACTTATACATTAAAAGCCACCTGTAGGGCTTACGCTAAAACCTGGGCGGCCTGTAGAGCTTACGCTACACATTGGACGACCTGTTTTTATTCCTTATTACTATTTCTTGTTGTATCGCTAAACGTCATTATAATAAGTTTTCCATAGCTTTTGAGTATGTTTCCATTCTCCGAGGGTTATTTCTTCCTTTACGCATATAAATCATATGATACATCATTATAATGCTTACTTCCTCTCGTGTTCTGTTTGTTCTGCTTATTTGTTAGGGCGTTGTCCTCATGTTGAACTTGGTTTTTCCCAAAGTTTGTATGTTTGTAGGTTTTCATTAATCGTTTAAGAAAGTTCCATTTTTTTTAATATAGTTGATCTTTTTGTTAAAAAAGATAAAATAAAAAATTGAACGACTATTATTGTACATATATCCCGTTTGTCATTTTTTTCACTATATGCAaacaaaataatataataatataaaatataattagtctaattttaatttctaataacaataattaataacaaaTTTTGTAGCATGTCAAACAAATGATGATAATaacataacaacaataataacagtaataataaataattatcgtTGTTTACCTATTTCATTAGTGTATTATACTACTATATacataaatttatataaaaaactATATATTCTTGTTAGGAATGAAGCACATGAGCCCTAACAAGACTAGATAATCCTAGGTTatcaaacccacttacaataaacgaaaataatTGTTATACATGAAGAAACTAGCAAAAAACGATAATGACAAGAGAATTTatcgaggttatatgtaatcacgaatgattacaTTAATCATCGGCCACCAAAGAGAGTTATTTTATTGATAAGTTTCGTGGACCCATGTATCGATTAGAAATAAGATGCGtaaataggcaaaactcaacaaggaaaTAGCTTTGGGAACAAGAAAACACGTTTTTGAAAACTTCCCCGTCAGGCATAGCCGCGCCGCGCCCATAGAGGGCCGCGCCGCGCCTCCATGGCAAAATCTGAAACAGAAACTTTCTTCAGCTCGACCCCTGTTCACACTTTAGGCCGTGTCGCGCCTAGGATAGGCCGCTGCGCGCCTTATCTTGGAACCGAATTCTTCTTTTTCGAATCCTTGTTTTACTCGCTTCGCACTCCAACGATCTCCCACTCGAAGAGACGTTAAACAACATCCATCTTAACCTAacatcattaacatcatcatcatcccaCATTAACAACTTGACCCGCTAATTATACCTCCTTTTGATACTGCCAGATTTGCACCTGAATCACGCCGCACTTCTCCTGATAACCTTCgtgcaagtgaagtctttcgacaccaaaaaatacCGCTGAGCTATAATTCGATCCTTTTGTTACTAGCTTGGGAAACAAGAACCTCTCATTGGCTATGGCACATACCTCCTTAGTTTTGGAGATAACAGGTCGTTTGAGTCCGACCCGATCAAATTAACCCcatcgcccaagcgatccacccGTACACAATGTCATCCACCCGATTCAACTTTCCAACAATGAATAAACCCGCCGGTAGATCAAACATATGGATAACACCATCAAGGCAGCCGTGTGAGAACGCAatcacacccttgatcttccacataaccgccttcgctttcaccattggaacaccgacCACATATGTGCGCACGTCTTTTGACAAATTCGATATTCCAGCCCGAGCCAACTCCCATTGTACGGATGTATCATCAACCATGACTCTTAAGAAAACCTCTTGTTCATCTTCCTCGGTCGACCACAACAAAGTTGTCATTAGAGAAGATCTACCCGAAGTACCGAAAGCTCTAGTGTACCCAATTCGACCCGAATTTTTACTAGCTTCAACTTcctttgagctcccactcaaacaagatccctcaacaaTTTCGGAAAGCATTAGCATGCTAGGACTTTTGACATCCACAAATTCACCTAGCCATTCCTCCTTAGGAACTTCAACCATACACATGGTTCCCTTTTTAAACCCGCGAGCAACCACATAATCTCCCTTAAACACTACACACTTTTGATCTCCAAATATGACATGACAATTATCGTCATCCAATTGCCCAACCGAAATCAACCGACTCTTGAGCTTTGGAACGACCGAACATTCCTCAAGATCCAAGCATAATTCAATTTTCTAACCACGAGATCACAAATACCTGCAATTTCAAGTGTACTCCCATTCGCAACTCGAACCTTACCAGAGTATTCCTTGAAAttcaccatctcgttcatgtatggggtaacatgatacgaggcacccgaatctaaaacccaagattcgtcaagaacctctTTTTGGCACATCAACGCATCTTCGATCACGACAGTCGATACGCTCCCACCCGACTTAAGACTCGAGCACTTTGACTTATAGTGACCAACgtgttgacaattccaacacaccacgTTCTTGCTCCTTGACGGACTTCTTGACCTAGCTCTTCCCCAACTAACACTTAGAGTCGAACCCAAACTTCCATTCGAATCTCTCCTAcgaataccttcgctaagaatcaaatccCGGATTCCTTCAAAAGTTAACATAGTAGTTCCGGATGAAATACTAACCGCCGTAACCGTACCGGCCCAACTCTCTGGCAATGAAGATAGCAAAAACAACGCCTCAAGCTCATCATCGAATTTAATATTCACCGACTTCAAACGAGTTAAAATCGAATTAAATTCGTTAACATGATCCGCCGCCGAGGAACCCTCCATCATCCTAGCATTCACCAATTGCCGAATCAAAAAAACTTTATTCAAAGCGGATgacttttcatacatgttagataaagccgcAAGTACACCCGCCACTGTGGTTTCACCCACGATGTTGTAAGCAACGTTCTTGGCTAGAGAAAGTCGAACAACTCCTAGGGCTTGCCTATCCAACAACTCCCACTCGCCTTGAGTCATCTCTTTCGGTTTAACACACTTCAACTgttggtaaagcttcttttgatagagtACATCTTCTATTTtcatcttccaaaagctaaaatcaTTCCCATCAAACTTATCAATCTTCTCATCACTCTTTTCCGCCATTGTTCCCGTGAAACCGAAccgaagctcttgataccacttgttatgaatGAAGCATGTGAGCCTTAACAATaaacgaaaataattgatgtatatgaagaaactagcaaaaaACGATAAAGAtaagagaatttaacgaggttatatgtaatcacgaatgattactttaatctTCGGCCACCTAAgagagttcttttattaataaatttcGTGGATCCATGTATgggttacaataagatgcttaaaCATGCAAAACTCAACAAAGAAATAGCTTTGGGAACAAGAAAACACGTTTTGGAAACTTCTCCGTCAGGCATAGCCGCGCCGCGCCTCCACGGCAAAATCCGAGACAAAAACTTTCTTCAGCTCGACCCCTGTTCACACTTTAGGTCGCGTCGCGCCTAGGATAGGCCGCGGCGCGCCTTATCTGGCGAACCGAATTCTTCTTTTTCGAATCCTTGTTTAACACGCTTCGCACTCTAACAATTCTTACATGAATTTTGTGGTTAGTGCTTCTAAAATTTTTCACTTACCATAAAGCCACTATAACTAGCTAATTTACCTTTATGAAATCCGGTTTAATGTACACTATTGTGGTAGTTCCGGTTAACATTCGTACGCGTTTAATTTGTTGCAATACATACAGTCGTTGTGGTAGCTACGTAGTTTCTTGTTGATTCGTAGTGATTCTCATTTATTACAAAACATGCTATATAATTAGACGATCATAAGAATTAGGAGTATATGAATGCATAATATCGATCTGTATATAAAACCGCGTAATTGACTCATTTATTGCTTGGGCTGTGATATGTATAATTTCTTATTTATCGGATAACATATACGGAGTATTTTAATTGGTGCAATATTGTATTTACCAATAATTGATCGATTGAAATTTATAAgataaactaaaataaaataacattattaattaataagtaataatttTAACAATTAATAAAGAACGTAATTGCATGTGCATTGTGGTTAAACATTTCCCCCATACATTTATGAACTTCACGTTCTTCCTCATTAAAGGATACAATTGTAGTTATATTAAATCAAAACCTAACAACCATGCTAGTATTTACAACTGTCCATAATTTACATGTACTTTTTGTTACTCATTTAGTAATTAAACTATTTAATTTCTTCATTAATCTATCAAACGATACTTAAGTGCATAGTTCATACACAAGTGACAAGAGAGTATGTTATTACTTATTACGCATTAATTactaactatatataatatataaacaataataaaCGCTAActatatacggagtatatttttTAAGTTGTCCTATTTATGAATTTTGGTGTTTTTCAGAATTGCATGCAAAAGTATTTTGTTATGCAACACAAATCCTATTTCGTGTACATGACTAGATTCCAACTAGATAGCGTCCAATCCCAACAAAGATAAATAAAAagttttatatttaattatgtaataCGTAACTTTTATTTTCAAACTTCTGTATGTTACGTATAAAAGTTTAGGATCTTATTCATGTACGTTTTTTCATGTATCTTACGTCTAGGAACAAGGTTTCGACTATCCGTACTAAAAGCAATCACTGTAATATGAATAAATACAAGTGGTTGTGCCAAACTAATAAAAATGTTAGGAAGTGATATGTATTAATGTTAGGCAACAATTTAcatagtgcgataattaaattatacAAAGAATTGCGTTCACGAATGATGTAAACAAATTAAGAGTTTTAATTtatcaataaatataaatatataactacATAAGCAGACGAATACGTACAGGTTCTTGTTTATGAGAAAAACATACGAAAGAAACCTGTTTTTTACATCAACGTCCCCATCTTAATCTCCTAAACTATGCCCATAAGTGGTTTTTTAATTAATCACCCACACAAaatagaaattaaaaaaatatataaacttaaaatAAAAGAAATCCTAAAGTCACGAATATTTTTCTTACATTGACTTTCCAAATAGTCGGTTTCGTGTGACAACTAAACAATCACCTGTTCAACGACGTCGTTCTGGAGTCCAATGAGGCAAACTTTGACTAAAATGCGTCGACAACACTCTGGAGTCAAGAAGTTCCATTATTGGTGTAAAATTTACACACCGTGGAACTTTGTATTGATTGATTGATGCACCCCTAGATATTGCATAATCCATTAATTCCTCAAACGTACCATTTTTAACTACTCGGATCTCCAACGGCCCGATTGAATTACACTCCACCCGACCCTGTCTGTAAACCGAACTCAATGATTCTTCCATTGCCAAACAACATTTTTCCAAAACATCATTCTGTGGAGACTCAGCTGAATCTTTAACTAACAACTCCCAGTAAATGACATAATGACCCGGAATCGTTTTTGTGTCCGCGTAACTTGTGTACTCCACGACGCTTGTATTGAATTCGTTTAAAACTTTCGATGCATTTTCTACGGCTGATTGTAACTCGGCCTCGTCAGTTTTGTCCGAATCAATGCTGAGCAGTACATTTTTTCTTCGGACAAAATTGAACTGTGGGGCCGAGTTGTGGAACCCGGTGACTCGAAGGATGTCACCAACTCGGTACCTGCATAACCCCGCGTATGTAGTGATTACGAGTTCGTATTCCTTTCCTACTTCCACGTTCACAAGGTCGACCAGTTTATCACTGGTCGCACTTGTGGACGAATTCGAGTTCGGGTCATGTGGCAGGAACTCGAAGTAGCCCATATTTGGCATGATCGTGTACGAAACTTCAGACGGTTTGGACATCGGGTTGAGATTAAGCCCGAAATAGCACTCGGATGACGCGTACATTGTACAAACTTTAGGTAACCCACCACTATAATAATCCAATGTAGGAATATATTGAGCCATTGCACCGGTAACAATTACTTCTAGATACTTTGCGTTTGGCCAAATTCGGGTGATGATTTTTTCCCAATCGTCTTTCGAGCACTCGGATACAATAAAATCTGCGAGCTCTGGGTTGGGTCTTAGCACTTGTGACATGCAACGTTTGATATTCGAATCAGAAATTTTGGGGTTAAGATTTCCGGTTCGAATATCGTGTGCTAGTTCCTTCCAGTTGAGCTGGAGGAACCGGATGGCACGGAGTAGGCCCGAAGCGAAAATCGCACCGAGACGAAGAACTTGTTCTCGTTCATAAAGACCGCAAAGCATTTGTGAATACATGCTCTGAAAAGAATCGGGGCAAAGAATAGCCTCATTTGGGCTGGTGTAAACGTTATACGGGTCAAACGCCCGGGTCTTGAAATGATCACTTTTGTAGTAACTTGTCAAAACGGGTCGGGCCATTAAACCTCCCGGAGTCTTTGTTTCGGACTTGACAAACAAAAAGTAGAGTCCCTTTCCTTTGTCTAATCCAGGCATGTATCTGTCACAAAAACAATTAAAAATCTCATAAGAAAATAAATTCTAGTCAACTAGTATTATTTttgattaattaaattaaataaatataaatagcgAATAATTATGTACGTTGTGTTGAAATTCTTGTACTTCTTAAAATATCTGAATTTttttacaatttaataaggcaaaaacaCAAATTCCAGAAAGGGTGGTGGAGTAAAATAAGTAAATGAATAAATAGCGTACTTACAGGTTCATTACTGGCATGAGCAGACTGTAAAGGAGTTGACGTCGATCCAACTCTTCCTTAATAGTCGGCATAAGTTTTCTTTCACCTGCTGATGTGCCAGAGCTGTTCATGATAAATAAACAAAAAAATAAGTTAGCTATAAATTTGTAAATTCCATGCATATTTGTTTTTTTTTCCGGTTAAACAATAAGTATAAGAATGACGGTTTTGAATTTTTGATGGTATTAAATAattaccttgtgagaaattcagaAATTGGATGAGATGAAAGAATTGGAGATCGATCACCATTGGCGATACGGTTAATAATTGGTTGAAGATCCTCATAAGTAACCATAGGAATTTTAGACTTGAACGTGTCACGATCAGTAGCACTATCAAGATTGTGAAGACGGAGATACTCCGTCTTCGCATTTCGACTTAGAATCTCAGCCAACACGTTTTCTTGAACGCTGTCGGCATTTCTAGTCATTTCCTCGATAAATTGAAGCGCTTTCGCATCTTTTTCGCACGCTGGTGGTCCTAACGGTGAACACAACGCATCAACCGCCATTTTATAAACACAATTTTGTAATAGCTGATTAAGTTACAACGTAACAAATAATATGTGAAAGTTTGTGCGGAGTAAATTATGTTTGTAAAAAAATAGAGATGTGTGTTTATTTTTTAGAGGAGGAGGAGTTGGGATTTTGAAGTGAGGAGAAATTGGGTGGGGATGAATGGGATTTATATAATGGAAAGAAAGAAAGATGAGAATGGTCACGTGACAAGTCATGTGTGGGGTCCATTAGGGGAAAAGGCGGTTGTGGAAACTAGGAAGGAAGGTAGCTGACGAGAGGAGAGGAGAGGAGAGGAGAGGTCGTGGACAAATTTGTAAATATTTAGGAGAATGGCGGGGTGTAGACTCGGGAGGGGACAAGTGGGACCATGACAGGTATTTACAGCAACATGACAGGGGACACGTGGGGCCGGTCAGCACACGTCAGCCAAACCACGCGGATGTTTTCCGTTTAAATTGTTGCCAGATTGATAAGGACGGCTAGCCGGCGAGTTTTGTAGTTTCAACTGTTACAAACGTGGCACGTGATAAAATTAAATCGAATTGTTAGGATATGTGGACTAAAATTAGCGATTGCTATTCTTGTTTAAAACATTAACAAGTAAAATTAGATAAATGGGATATATGAATTTGAATGGTCACTTGTTAGACGACTTGTAACGGAGTGGCAGCCACGCCGTGGGGGATGAGGTGGCATCCGGTCACGCGGTGGGGAGGTCTGTATCGGGGCGTGGGAGAGGGGCAGGGGAGGTGGGGTGGCGGTGGTGTGTGGGTTGGAGACGGGGAACGAAACGGGTGTGGGGATGGTGATTGGGACACTTGGCAAAATTTCATTTATTGTGTAATGTATCCGTTGCAAAATTCGgggtttaataaaaaaaaaaaaattaatccaaTATTATTTATCCTATATATACACAACTATTTAACTCATTCTATATACATTTCTTTCCTCCAATAATATTTTTCCTTTCATATTTACAAACACTATAAAATTTCATAATGGATAAAATTTTCAAAATGTTCGAAATTGTTATTGGTGACGATTCGGATgatgaaaaaaatatataattttgttaGTAGTTTGGCGGACGAAGATGTCGAGGGAGAAGCTACAAGTTCACGAGTCCCTCGCCCCCGTACCTATATTCCAAGGGATCGTGAAGATGCGGCAGTGAGGTTATACAACGATTATTTTTCTGAAACTCCAAATTATACGGAAAAGAACTTTAGACGACGTTATCGAATGAGTCGTGAATTATTTCTCCGTATCATCGAAGGTATATCAAACTTTAATAGTGGCGATATTCCCGATTATTTTATGTTTTTTAGGGAACGTCCCGATGCTACTGGTCGTCAAAGTTTGACGATACTTCAAAAATGCACGGCGGCCATACGTCAAATGGCGTATGGAACTACACATGATTTACATGACGAATACATAAAAATTGGTGAGAAAACAGCtgctttatgaaatgtcccgttcttattgattaaaaacgttccatattaattgatttcgttgcgaggttttgacctctatatgagacgtttttcaaagactgcattcatttttaaaacaaaccataacctttatttcataaataaaggtttaaaaaactttacgtagattatcaaataatgataatctaaaatatcctgtttacacacgaccattacataatggtttacaatacaaatatgttacatcgaaatcagtttcttgaatgcagtttttacacaatatcatacaaacatgaactccaaatcttgtccttattttagtatgcaacagcggaagctcttagtattcacctgagaataaacatgctttaaacgtcaacaaaaatgttggtgagttataggtttaacctatatatatcaaatcgtaacaatagaccacaagatttcatatttcaatacacatcccatacatagagataaaaatcattcatatggtgaacacctggtaaccgacattaacaagatgcatatataagaatatccccatcattccgggacacccttcggatatgatataaatttcgaagtactaaagcatccggtactttggatggggtttgttaggcccaatagatctatctttaggattcgcgtcaattagggtgtctgttccctaattcttagattaccagacttaataaaaaggaacatattcgatttcgataattcaaccatagaatgtagtttcgcgtacttgtgtctattttgtaaatcatttataaaacctgcatgtattctcatcccaaaaatattagattttaaaagtgggactataactcactttcacagatttttacttcgtcgggaagtaagacttggccactggttgattcacgaacctataacaatatatacatatatatcaaagtatgttcaaaatatatttacaacacttttaatatattttgatgttttaagtttattaagtcagctgtcctcgttagtaacctacaactagttgtccacagttagatgtacagaaataaatcgataaatattatcttgaatcaatccacgacccagtgtatacgtatctcagtattgatcacaactcaaactatatatattttggaatcaacctcaaccctgtatagctaactccaacattcacatatagagtgtctatggttgttccgaaatatatatagatgtgtcgacatgataggtcgaaatattgtatacgtgtctatggtatctcaagattacataatatacaatacaagttgattaagttatggttggaatagatttgttaccaattttcacgtagctaaaatgagaaaaattatccaatcttgttttacccataacttcttcattttaaatccgttttgagtgaatcaaattgctatggtttcatattgaactctattttatgaatctaaacagaaaaattataggtttatagtcggaaaaataagttacaagtcgtttttgtaaaggtagtcatttcagtcgaaagaatgacgtctagatgaccattttagaaaacatacttccactttgagtttaaccataatttttggatatagtttcatgttcataataaaaatcattttctcagaataacaacttttaaatcaaagtttatcatagtttttaattaactaacccaaaacagcccgcggtgttactacgacggcgtaaatccggttttacggtgtttttcgtgttttcaggttttaaatcattaagttagcatatcatatagatatagaacatgtgtttagttgattttaaaagtcaagttagaaggattaacttttatttgcgaacaagtttagaattaactaaactatgttctagtgattacaagtttaaaccttcgaataagatagctttatatgtatgaatcgaatgatgttatgaacatcattactaccttaagttccttggataaacctactggaaaagagaaaaatggatctagcttcaacggatccttggatggctcgaagttcttgaagcagaatcatgacacgaaaacaagttcaagtaaaatcatcacttgaaataagattgttatagttatagaaattgaaccaaagtttgaatacgattattaccttgta comes from Rutidosis leptorrhynchoides isolate AG116_Rl617_1_P2 chromosome 4, CSIRO_AGI_Rlap_v1, whole genome shotgun sequence and encodes:
- the LOC139845338 gene encoding probable indole-3-acetic acid-amido synthetase GH3.1, coding for MAVDALCSPLGPPACEKDAKALQFIEEMTRNADSVQENVLAEILSRNAKTEYLRLHNLDSATDRDTFKSKIPMVTYEDLQPIINRIANGDRSPILSSHPISEFLTSSGTSAGERKLMPTIKEELDRRQLLYSLLMPVMNLYMPGLDKGKGLYFLFVKSETKTPGGLMARPVLTSYYKSDHFKTRAFDPYNVYTSPNEAILCPDSFQSMYSQMLCGLYEREQVLRLGAIFASGLLRAIRFLQLNWKELAHDIRTGNLNPKISDSNIKRCMSQVLRPNPELADFIVSECSKDDWEKIITRIWPNAKYLEVIVTGAMAQYIPTLDYYSGGLPKVCTMYASSECYFGLNLNPMSKPSEVSYTIMPNMGYFEFLPHDPNSNSSTSATSDKLVDLVNVEVGKEYELVITTYAGLCRYRVGDILRVTGFHNSAPQFNFVRRKNVLLSIDSDKTDEAELQSAVENASKVLNEFNTSVVEYTSYADTKTIPGHYVIYWELLVKDSAESPQNDVLEKCCLAMEESLSSVYRQGRVECNSIGPLEIRVVKNGTFEELMDYAISRGASINQYKVPRCVNFTPIMELLDSRVLSTHFSQSLPHWTPERRR